From the Lathyrus oleraceus cultivar Zhongwan6 chromosome 4, CAAS_Psat_ZW6_1.0, whole genome shotgun sequence genome, one window contains:
- the LOC127137714 gene encoding uncharacterized protein LOC127137714, whose amino-acid sequence MTGATGRLRPRREDSGSSTEDATIARLPVGDGSVRDGTEHASSSGQVDFSWVADEPLEEESDFCDEAVIAYAMVETISREDPPNWYCCAPKEEDRICHHFPGKQFTMYEFAFREAGIRLPFNSFQMSVFKWLRLAPSQLHPNALAFMRAFELVCQFLGIGCTRALFFHVFHLQRSGSRGRHSWVSFKQPVRLFKTYEDSVRHFKNRWYVVMPITRAALHSLYYYQRTPNGEETLMSKIPLRWQRDHFDLSTAHYRVKYAMLGEEDRLAYKKLVDYVQSFSLGFWANRQGVPYLDEAGELITEARYINTKALLECDTEEEALALLSAMPNARDRVLKLANQVGAPDRVPKKKKKTVARPLGTAGDAGASPSQAASVIPSSPPRSNPINIPDSSPSPAASPLHKRKRPAGALTRSSPGSSHGPGSYLLPPCYVERSFFKAEESIAMPAPEAKAILDQDVAARRKDLARDIAAVIRVMETAMVLTDTSVSTASLEDALLQVRTEKERLSQDLSDYKEEHQLQEGLSQKLEEVEKERDQLKAAKASLEEQVVDHQKLTEDNACLRAQVESLEGKVRPLADETEEEHALGSRGELLGHIRTLNQDLVACFKEGFDNAVEQLGLLNPELVTVGSAYNCCVRDVIMACVPYVFGLRAL is encoded by the exons ATGACAG GTGCTACCGGGCGCTTACGACCGAGGAGGGAAGATTCTGGGTCCTCCACCGAAGACGCGACAATCGCTCGTCTCCCTGTCGGGGATGGGAGTGTCCGAGATGGTACCGAACACGCCTCCTCTTCCGGGCAGGTCGACTTCTCATGGGTTGCGGACGAGCCCTTGGAGGAGGAATCAGACTTCTGTGACGAGGCCGTCATTGCTTACGCTATGGTCGAGACCATAAGCCGGGAGGATCCACCGAACTGGTATTGCTGCGCCCCCAAGGAAGAAGACCGCATTTGCCATCATTTCCCGGGGAAGCAGTTCACCATGTATGAATTTGCTTTCCGTGAGGCGGGGATTAGACTGCCCTTCAACTCCTTCCAGATGTCGGTCTTCAAGTGGCTCCGGCTGGCGCCGTCCCAACTACATCCTAATGCTCTCGCATTTATGCGGGCATTCGAGTTAGTTTGCCAGTTCCTCGGCATTGGTTGCACCCGGGCTCTCTTCTTCCACGTTTTCCATCTCCAGAGGTCCGGTTCCCGTGGTCGCCACAGTTGGGTTTCTTTCAAGCAGCCCGTGCGTCTGTTCAAGACGTACGAGGATTCTGTTCGCCATTTCAAAAACCGGTGGTACGTGGTGATGCCGATTACCCGGGCTGCCCTTCACTCTCTATACTACTATCAGCGGACACCCAATGGGGAGGAGACGCTGATGTCGAAGATACCGCTGAGGTGGCAGCGTGATCATTTCGATCTCTCCACGGCGCATTACCGAGTCAAGTATGCGATGCTCGGCGAGGAGGATAGGCTCGCGTACAAGAAGCTGGTCGATTACGTGCAGAGCTTCAGCTTGGGGTTCTGGGCGAATCGACAGGGCGTGCCCTACCTGGATGAGGCCGGGGAACTAATCACCGAGGCGCGTTATATCAATACGAAGGCTCTGCTCGAGTGTGATACCGAGGAGGAAGCTCTGGCGTTATTGA GTGCCATGCCCAATGCTCGTGATCGGGTGCTGAAGCTAGCGAATCAGGTCGGCGCTCCTGACCGGGtgcccaagaagaagaagaaaactgtGGCCCGTCCCTTGGGGACTGCTGGCGATGCCGGGGCTAGTCCCTCGCAGGCGGCGAGCGTGATTCCTTCCTCTCCTCCTCGATCTAACCCGATCAACATTCCTGATAGCAGTCCGTCGCCAGCGGCTTCTCCCCTCCATAAACGGAAGCGTCCGGCTGGGGCCCTTACCAGGTCGTCTCCAGGAAGTTCGCATGGACCGGGCAGCTATCTTCTACCTCCCTGCTATGTGGAACGGTCGTTCTTCAAGGCCGAGGAGTCGATTGCTATGCCTGCGCCTGAGGCCAAGGCTATTCTGGACCAGGATGTTGCTGCCCGGAGGAAAGATCTGGCCAGGGATATTGCTGCTGTCATCCGGGTGATGGAGACGGCCATGGTTTTGACCGACACTTCGGTCTCCACCGCCTCGCTGGAGGATGCCCTTTTGCAGGTTCGGACGGAGAAGGAAAGACTATCTCAAGATCTGTCGGACTACAAAGAAGAGCATCAGCTGCAGGAAGGGCTGAGCCAGAAGCTGGAGGAGGTGGAAAAGGAGAGGGACCAGTTGAAGGCTGCTAAGGCGAGCTTGGAAGAGCAGGTGGTCGACCATCAGAAGCTGACCGAGGACAACGCTTGCCTACGGGCTCAGGTTGAGTCTCTCGAGGGAAAGGTCCGTCCTCTGGCAGATGAGACCGAGGAGGAACACGCCCTTGGTTCGCGCGGTGAGCTGCTAGGGCATATTCGGACTCTCAACCAAGATCTCGTGGCCTGCTTCAAAGAGGGTTTCGACAATGCTGTCGAGCAGCTCGGGCTTCTGAACCCTGAGTTGGTGACAGTAGGGTCGGCCTATAACTGCTGCGTCCGGGACG TTATCATGGCCTGCGTGCCTTATGTATTTGGCCTTCGGGCGTTGTAA